A stretch of the Desulfobacterales bacterium genome encodes the following:
- a CDS encoding ribbon-helix-helix domain-containing protein: MQRISVTLPEDVAELFYAKVTKGVRSKFIAEAIKEALNKEEKWQAYQSLVNFRPFDVSEESTEVLRKIRKSRQEKVAKKGK, translated from the coding sequence ATGCAAAGAATATCCGTGACATTACCAGAAGACGTAGCAGAATTATTTTATGCTAAGGTGACCAAGGGAGTACGCTCCAAATTTATCGCTGAGGCGATCAAGGAGGCTCTGAATAAAGAGGAGAAATGGCAAGCATATCAATCTCTGGTTAACTTTAGACCATTTGATGTCTCTGAGGAATCAACAGAAGTGCTAAGAAAAATCAGAAAATCAAGACAGGAAAAAGTGGCCAAGAAAGGAAAATGA
- a CDS encoding type II toxin-antitoxin system VapC family toxin: protein MPLYIVDSSVFNKLYLKEDGREEALYLFEQAARGNLTLLAPNLLRYEVIATAQYYRLPIDSIVQLLEKQTRYNLNLIEPTKEQWNRAIDIIKIGHPKSGYPSIYDSIFHAIAIIEDGTLVTADRKHLEKKRQEEHIIMLDKLCTQIYL, encoded by the coding sequence ATGCCTTTATATATTGTCGATTCTTCGGTATTTAATAAGTTATACTTGAAAGAAGATGGAAGGGAAGAAGCCTTGTATCTTTTTGAGCAGGCGGCAAGGGGCAACCTAACTCTTTTAGCTCCTAATTTGTTACGTTATGAGGTGATTGCCACGGCTCAATACTATCGATTACCAATAGATTCTATTGTTCAACTGTTGGAAAAGCAAACTCGTTATAATCTCAATCTTATTGAACCAACTAAAGAACAATGGAATAGAGCTATTGATATTATCAAAATTGGCCATCCTAAAAGTGGCTATCCTTCAATTTATGATTCAATATTTCATGCAATTGCCATAATAGAAGATGGAACATTAGTAACAGCAGATCGGAAACACCTCGAGAAGAAGAGGCAAGAGGAACACATTATTATGTTAGATAAGTTGTGTACTCAAATTTACTTATAA